From the genome of Ornithobacterium rhinotracheale, one region includes:
- a CDS encoding TonB-dependent receptor — MCKQSKLLCLIFSILCASGLNAAQIIGRVIEYGKPIRNAKVSLLQTNNNTLTNDKGHFSLTGVELGKYTLQISLDGYQSKEVKINVDKEIVDLGDITLKDDFLLLNQLVVTATRNEVLRKDAPIVCNLLDDRILHATQSVTLSEGLNFQPALRMEDNCQNCGFNSLRMNGLEGAYSQILIDGRPIYNSLQGVYGLEQIPANMIDRVEVVRSGGSALYGSSAIAGTVNIITKEPINNRAYISTNQAYIGGKSADRTYMAGADVVTESNIAGISINGFNRQRAHWDSNNDDYSEIGDLKTNSFNAKAFYKPSKLSKITLNGYSIYEFRRGGNKFDKPFHEADITESTTHNILNGGITYEQYTRNRNHKFSTYLDVQNLKRDSYYGAHKDLNAYGNSKDNTFIAGMQYTGNIKIGNTKSNTIVTGFEYNRNNLKDNAPAYERFIDQTAEQFGFYFQDVWDVNSKLNLLIGGRLDKHNLINDPIFSPRANILFKLMDNTQLRFGYAKGFRAPQVFDEDLHITQIGGEGAVIRNQKDLKPENSNAWSASLDYNRYIKNWSIGLAIDGFYTKLKDVFILEEIGNATNGDLLKERRNGPGATIKGFTINPKIQFKNVFNFQLGATFQNSEYDEAVQWSENITNTSKRFFRTPDKYGFYVLTYKPMNMLSINLSGVYAGSMIAQHFEGYIQSDRLETTPSFFENNFKIEYKIPLKEHMSVSINGGIQNYNNAYQKDFDLGEDRDSAYIYGPGRPRTYFMGLNFSL, encoded by the coding sequence ATGTGTAAACAGTCAAAATTATTATGCTTAATTTTTAGCATTTTATGCGCTTCTGGACTCAATGCAGCACAAATTATAGGACGCGTTATTGAATATGGAAAACCAATTCGTAATGCAAAAGTGAGTCTTTTACAAACCAATAATAATACTCTTACTAATGATAAGGGGCATTTTTCGCTTACGGGCGTAGAATTGGGAAAATATACGCTACAAATCTCTCTTGATGGGTATCAAAGCAAAGAAGTTAAAATAAATGTAGATAAAGAAATCGTTGATTTAGGGGATATTACCCTTAAAGACGATTTTCTTCTGCTCAACCAATTAGTAGTAACAGCTACTCGAAACGAAGTACTTAGAAAAGACGCACCTATTGTTTGTAATCTTTTAGACGATAGAATTTTACATGCCACACAATCGGTTACACTTTCAGAAGGGTTGAATTTTCAACCCGCACTTAGAATGGAAGACAATTGCCAAAATTGTGGATTTAACAGCTTAAGAATGAATGGATTGGAAGGTGCTTATAGCCAAATCCTTATCGATGGCCGACCAATTTACAACAGCCTGCAGGGAGTATATGGTTTGGAGCAAATTCCTGCCAATATGATTGACCGTGTAGAAGTAGTACGAAGCGGTGGTTCTGCCCTTTATGGAAGTAGTGCCATTGCAGGAACGGTAAACATTATCACCAAAGAACCCATTAACAACCGAGCTTATATTTCTACCAATCAGGCTTATATAGGTGGAAAATCTGCAGACAGAACTTATATGGCTGGTGCCGATGTGGTAACGGAGTCAAATATTGCCGGTATTTCTATCAATGGATTTAACCGACAAAGAGCACATTGGGATTCTAATAATGATGACTATTCTGAAATTGGAGATTTAAAAACAAATTCATTTAACGCTAAAGCATTTTACAAACCTTCAAAATTGTCTAAAATTACCCTTAATGGCTATAGCATTTACGAGTTCAGACGCGGAGGAAATAAATTTGACAAGCCATTTCACGAAGCAGACATCACAGAGTCTACTACGCACAACATCCTCAACGGAGGCATCACTTATGAACAGTATACTCGCAATAGAAATCACAAATTTTCAACTTATTTAGATGTTCAGAATTTAAAAAGAGATAGCTACTACGGTGCACATAAAGATTTGAATGCTTATGGGAATTCTAAAGACAATACCTTTATCGCAGGTATGCAATATACAGGGAACATCAAAATTGGAAATACAAAAAGCAATACCATTGTTACAGGATTTGAATACAACCGAAATAACTTAAAAGATAATGCCCCTGCCTACGAACGTTTTATCGACCAAACGGCTGAACAATTTGGGTTTTATTTCCAAGATGTGTGGGATGTGAATTCTAAATTGAATTTACTAATCGGTGGTAGATTAGACAAACATAATTTAATCAACGATCCTATTTTTAGCCCAAGAGCTAATATTTTATTCAAATTGATGGACAACACACAACTCCGTTTCGGTTATGCTAAAGGCTTTAGAGCACCGCAAGTTTTTGACGAAGATTTACACATCACACAAATCGGTGGTGAAGGTGCTGTCATCAGAAATCAAAAAGATTTAAAACCTGAAAATTCAAATGCATGGAGTGCATCGCTCGATTATAATCGCTACATTAAAAATTGGTCTATTGGACTTGCTATCGACGGTTTTTATACAAAATTAAAAGATGTATTTATCTTAGAAGAAATCGGAAATGCCACCAACGGCGATTTGCTAAAAGAAAGAAGAAACGGACCTGGTGCAACAATTAAAGGATTTACTATCAATCCAAAAATTCAATTCAAAAATGTATTTAATTTCCAATTGGGTGCCACTTTCCAAAACAGCGAATACGACGAAGCGGTACAATGGTCTGAAAATATTACAAATACAAGCAAAAGATTCTTTAGAACACCAGACAAATACGGATTCTATGTCTTGACCTACAAACCGATGAATATGCTAAGCATAAACCTTTCAGGAGTGTACGCTGGCAGCATGATTGCTCAGCACTTTGAAGGCTATATCCAATCTGATCGATTGGAAACGACACCATCTTTTTTTGAAAATAATTTCAAAATTGAATATAAAATCCCTCTCAAAGAACACATGAGTGTGAGTATCAACGGGGGAATTCAAAACTATAATAATGCTTATCAAAAAGACTTTGATTTAGGCGAAGATCGTGACTCCGCTTACATTTACGGACCAGGTAGACCACGCACCTATTTCATGGGATTGAATTTCTCCTTGTAA
- a CDS encoding methylglyoxal synthase: protein MEKVREIPVKKTIALVAHDHKKEELAQWVDRHEEELKKHNLVATQTTGKVLEEKLGVKVIRVMSGPLGGDQQLGAMIAAGEINMVIFFWDPMEAQPHDSDVKALLRLGVVWNIPMACCPATADFLIKSSYMHSDYTAEISDYSNYLNRKV, encoded by the coding sequence ATGGAAAAAGTAAGAGAAATTCCCGTAAAAAAAACAATAGCACTCGTAGCACATGATCACAAAAAAGAAGAGCTTGCACAGTGGGTAGATCGTCACGAAGAGGAGCTTAAAAAACACAATCTCGTAGCAACACAAACCACGGGAAAAGTACTCGAGGAAAAACTAGGCGTAAAGGTTATCCGCGTAATGAGTGGGCCACTTGGAGGCGATCAGCAATTAGGAGCCATGATTGCTGCAGGCGAAATAAATATGGTGATTTTCTTTTGGGACCCCATGGAAGCTCAGCCCCACGACAGTGATGTAAAAGCCCTCCTTAGATTAGGCGTAGTGTGGAATATCCCGATGGCGTGCTGCCCTGCCACTGCCGATTTTTTGATAAAATCCTCTTATATGCACAGCGATTACACGGCAGAAATTTCAGACTATAGTAATTATCTAAACCGTAAAGTATAG
- the rho gene encoding transcription termination factor Rho, which produces MFDLNELTSKKVAELRDIAKDMGLKGFQPLKKQELIYLILDQQASNAVAQKSTSDRNKQKKNKHSEKNQNEQNEASQEQKQRKNVHQKEQAHTPDDVSKSDNDKDQNESKNNNNRRNNKQNNRNQNNNNQNNGGNQKQNRNNNQRNQHNHSNQQKANQPNNNQQNNNEENNPQNNQNAGQQNQKNNHQQQNQKDKKPRNKFLDPNFEFDGIIDAEGVLEIMNEGYGFLRSSDYNYLSSPDDVYVSQSQIKLFGLKTGDTVTGEVRPPKEGEKYFPLLKIKEINGRDPEYVRDRVAFEHLTPLFPNERFHIAEKNNTISTRIVDLFSPIGKGQRGMIVAQPKTGKTMLMKDIANAIAANHPEVYQIILLIDERPEEVTDMQRNVQGEVVASTFDEPAERHVKVANIVLSKAKRLVECGHDVVILLDSITRLARAYNTVAPASGKILTGGVDANALHMPKRFFGAARNIEGGGSLTIIATALIDTGSKMDEVIFEEFKGTGNMELQLDRRIANKRIFPAIDLISSSTRRDDLLLDEPTSQRMWALRKIMSDMNPVEAMEFLKRQIELTHSNEEFLVSMNK; this is translated from the coding sequence ATGTTCGATCTTAACGAATTAACGAGTAAAAAAGTGGCTGAGCTTCGCGATATTGCCAAAGATATGGGGCTTAAGGGCTTTCAACCACTTAAAAAACAGGAGTTAATCTATTTGATTTTGGATCAACAAGCATCTAATGCTGTGGCTCAAAAATCAACTTCTGACAGAAATAAGCAAAAGAAAAATAAACATTCTGAGAAGAATCAAAACGAGCAGAATGAAGCATCGCAAGAGCAGAAACAGCGTAAAAATGTTCATCAAAAAGAACAGGCACACACACCAGACGATGTTTCTAAAAGCGATAATGATAAAGACCAAAACGAGTCTAAAAACAATAACAACCGTCGCAATAATAAGCAAAATAATCGCAATCAAAATAACAATAACCAAAACAACGGCGGAAATCAAAAGCAAAATCGCAACAACAATCAGCGAAACCAGCACAACCACTCCAATCAACAAAAGGCTAATCAGCCAAACAATAACCAGCAGAATAATAACGAAGAAAATAATCCTCAAAATAATCAAAATGCTGGGCAACAAAATCAAAAAAACAACCATCAGCAGCAAAATCAAAAGGACAAAAAGCCTAGAAATAAATTCTTGGATCCGAATTTTGAATTTGATGGAATAATAGATGCAGAAGGTGTTTTAGAAATCATGAACGAAGGCTATGGTTTCCTACGCTCATCAGATTACAATTACCTCTCATCTCCAGATGATGTATATGTTTCTCAATCTCAGATTAAACTATTTGGTCTTAAAACAGGAGATACCGTAACGGGCGAAGTGCGCCCACCGAAGGAAGGCGAAAAATATTTCCCACTTTTAAAAATAAAAGAAATCAATGGGCGCGATCCAGAATATGTGCGCGATCGTGTAGCTTTTGAGCATTTAACGCCACTTTTCCCTAATGAGCGTTTCCACATTGCAGAAAAAAACAATACTATTTCCACTCGTATTGTAGACCTCTTCTCTCCTATCGGGAAAGGACAGCGTGGTATGATCGTGGCTCAGCCTAAAACAGGTAAAACCATGCTCATGAAAGACATTGCAAATGCCATTGCAGCCAATCACCCAGAGGTTTATCAAATCATTTTGTTGATTGATGAGCGTCCAGAAGAAGTAACCGATATGCAACGCAATGTGCAAGGCGAAGTAGTAGCTTCTACTTTTGACGAGCCTGCAGAACGCCATGTAAAAGTTGCCAATATTGTGCTCTCTAAAGCCAAAAGATTGGTGGAATGTGGGCACGATGTAGTGATTTTGCTCGACTCAATCACTCGTTTGGCACGCGCCTATAATACTGTAGCACCAGCATCTGGCAAAATCTTGACAGGTGGTGTAGATGCCAACGCGTTGCACATGCCAAAAAGATTTTTCGGAGCCGCAAGAAATATTGAAGGCGGAGGATCGCTCACCATCATCGCTACTGCACTTATAGACACAGGCTCTAAGATGGACGAAGTGATTTTTGAAGAATTTAAAGGAACTGGAAACATGGAGCTTCAATTAGACAGAAGAATTGCCAACAAACGAATTTTCCCTGCCATTGATTTAATTTCATCGAGCACGCGTAGAGATGATTTGTTGCTTGATGAGCCAACCTCTCAAAGAATGTGGGCACTTCGCAAAATCATGTCTGATATGAATCCTGTAGAGGCAATGGAATTCTTAAAAAGACAAATTGAACTCACTCATAGCAACGAAGAATTTTTGGTTTCTATGAATAAATAA
- the bshB1 gene encoding bacillithiol biosynthesis deacetylase BshB1, translating into MKLDVLATGPHPDDVELGCGGTLAKMAKQGYKIGILDLTQGELGTRGSREIRMKEAKKAGEILGISARENLKMKDGFFVNDAEHQLKIIKIIRKYQPEIVITSAPNDRHIDHARAHELVKNAAFLSGLKKIETGQEPWRPKHIFSYIQWQPLTPDFIVDITGFLDQKIQSCLAYKSQFHDPNSTEPETAISNKNFTESIEYRAKDMGRIIWKDAGEGFIKNDNLGVDNLMAFL; encoded by the coding sequence ATGAAATTAGATGTATTAGCCACAGGTCCGCACCCAGACGATGTAGAACTAGGTTGTGGCGGAACCCTCGCCAAGATGGCAAAACAAGGGTATAAAATAGGCATTCTCGACCTTACGCAAGGAGAATTAGGCACACGCGGTAGCAGAGAAATCCGAATGAAAGAAGCCAAAAAAGCTGGCGAAATTTTAGGCATTTCGGCAAGAGAAAATTTAAAAATGAAAGACGGATTTTTTGTAAACGATGCCGAACATCAATTAAAAATCATAAAAATCATTCGTAAGTATCAGCCAGAAATTGTAATCACTTCGGCACCAAACGATCGCCATATCGATCATGCGCGTGCACACGAATTGGTGAAAAATGCTGCTTTTCTTTCAGGATTAAAGAAAATTGAAACAGGGCAGGAGCCATGGCGACCTAAACATATATTTAGCTATATTCAATGGCAACCACTCACGCCAGATTTCATTGTGGATATTACCGGCTTTTTAGACCAAAAAATTCAATCTTGTTTGGCGTACAAATCACAGTTTCATGACCCAAATTCTACAGAACCGGAAACAGCCATTTCAAACAAAAACTTTACCGAAAGCATTGAATACAGAGCCAAGGATATGGGGCGCATCATTTGGAAAGACGCGGGCGAAGGTTTCATAAAAAATGATAATCTAGGCGTGGATAATCTTATGGCGTTTTTGTAA
- a CDS encoding phosphatase PAP2 family protein has translation MKKYLYFLVLAGNLLYAQVDMPKDSVSSDAKDAKQNIHKLRNFIIPSGLFIYGFAELNNNSLRGVDSCIKDFRTKNTPDFHNKIDDIAQFSPAMAAFGLKALGVEGKNNWKKALVVYAGSVIITTSIVTPIKSLSKKTRPDGSADNSFPSGHTATAFAAAEFLRTEYRDTSPWIGIAGYSVATGVGIMRVFNNRHWLSDVVAGAGIGVASTKLSYLLVNKFSVDKKLKNNYALFISKEDKIFCFNLVYKF, from the coding sequence ATGAAAAAGTATTTATACTTTCTTGTGCTTGCGGGCAATCTTCTTTATGCTCAGGTAGATATGCCCAAGGATTCTGTGTCATCAGACGCAAAAGATGCTAAACAGAATATTCATAAACTAAGGAATTTTATTATTCCAAGTGGTTTGTTTATTTATGGTTTTGCAGAGCTGAATAACAATAGCTTGAGAGGTGTGGATAGCTGTATCAAAGATTTTCGGACTAAAAATACTCCCGATTTTCATAATAAAATAGATGATATTGCTCAGTTTTCTCCTGCCATGGCTGCTTTTGGATTAAAAGCACTGGGAGTAGAGGGGAAAAATAATTGGAAAAAGGCTCTTGTAGTTTATGCAGGAAGCGTGATTATCACGACTTCTATCGTAACTCCCATCAAAAGTTTATCAAAAAAAACACGCCCAGATGGCTCTGCCGATAATTCATTTCCTTCGGGGCACACGGCAACTGCTTTTGCTGCTGCCGAGTTTTTACGAACAGAATACCGCGATACATCGCCCTGGATAGGGATTGCAGGCTATTCGGTAGCCACGGGAGTGGGAATTATGCGGGTTTTCAACAATAGACATTGGCTCTCCGATGTTGTTGCAGGAGCGGGAATAGGCGTGGCTTCTACCAAGCTTTCTTATCTTTTGGTGAATAAATTTTCTGTGGACAAAAAATTAAAAAACAATTACGCTTTGTTTATAAGTAAAGAAGATAAGATATTTTGTTTCAATTTGGTTTATAAATTTTAG